One window from the genome of Gavia stellata isolate bGavSte3 chromosome 10, bGavSte3.hap2, whole genome shotgun sequence encodes:
- the SEC16B gene encoding protein transport protein Sec16B, translated as MDPWAPARPRQAAGGVWGEAHRGPPPQPRRQLLRPGPPPWPGSWDGGHLPGHPWDGGHHPRRDARRPPSRAEYYESSYPNGPYARQGYEDPHWQYPAATYGDDYTRQSHQWQPVAWQDDRDLKQGEPYGRSTNYRDQHYYRGYHPNLAVTPQGQDRTQTYDSEERYVSAARPEWPEGETLGSDLGEAGGQPREPSGQPSLLLQYRESGLSSSGYELSQYIHDGADHYDPTLSGTWSPAQAGGPLASTPAPVVPLKFSLPHMAVCFGAGGQLVLVCPHRPAEGHLAHVELHSLEVILHDTKELEELQAFPGPLAREDLHKADVITFCQQKIATSCDLSTQRGRDSSLLWKLLILLCRQNGSMVGSDTAELLMQDCRHRERYKRQNPAANLIGLTDDESMSRQPGTLDLITGEVPPVVETQAQIVEKFTKLLYYGRKKDALIWAMRNQLWGHALFLSSKMDPRTYSWVLTGFTSTLATNDPLQTFFQLMSGRIPQAALCCGDATWGDWRPHLAVMLSNKVGDMELNHRAIVTMGDTLAGRGAVEAAHFCYLMADIPFGYFGVKADRMALLGSSHRQAFAQFARTEVIQRMEIFEYCQQLRQPKSFLLPFQVYKLLYASRLADYGLPAQSLQYCEQIATALLRQDPASHPVLAQQVMKLAERLKLSDPLLLEMPEQDQTLEPDWLVQLRACCREWEVRRSGNVVGWLVEDNLSPEVEATQPGLSWAAASTADGEPGHELPQSEGYQYDQWYQPVPRQGPSSREDVSLQPPAPAQVAASPLLGIRQELQPPALGPGMAAPPEGVFAEPPPQAALPAGEAGEPRGTPPSLSAEEEELKARARTISESSTVSLEDDSRPSSESAAEDAAEEPAAAEAVKAGEDKSSGFRWFGWFWSKPTKETSPKATSEVAPDSPTSALQERTSPSPPDAPVAAGTSPSAQPPSRNPGGMQGENTFAFTPVSIEMKGSWDVDGGESGEQFLSLHLFQTGSHESPPPVGTVPLFNPVQVSQLAAASRPNQPRLLSQRRYPNPLSNQQR; from the exons ATGGACCCCTGGGCCCCTGCCCGGCCACGGCAGGCAGccgggggggtgtggggagagGCGCACCGCGGCCCCCCACCGCAGCCCAGGCGGCAGCTCCTCCGCCCGGGACCCCCGCCTTGGCCCGGCTCCTGGGACGGGGGCCACCTCCCCGGCCACCCCTGGGACGGGGGCCATCACCCCCGGAGGGATGCCCGCAGACCACCTTCCCGAGCCGAATACTACGAAAGCAGCTACCCCAACGGGCCGTACGCCAG GCAAGGATATGAAGACCCCCACTGGCAGTATCCAGCAGCCACCTACGGGGACGACTACACCCGCCAAAGCCACCAGTGGCAGCCGGTGGCCTGGCAGGATGACAGAG ACCTTAAACAGGGAGAGCCTTACGGCAGGAGTACCAATTACCGGGACCAGCACTACTACAGGGGTTACCACCCCAACCTGGCCGTGACCCCCCAGGGGCAGGACAG GACACAGACCTACGACTCTGAGGAGAGATACGTCTCGGCTGCCCGGCCCGAGTGGCCAGAGGGAGAAACCCTTGGCAGCGATTTGGGGGAGGCTGGTGGCCAGCCCCGAGAG CCCTCGGGCCAgcccagcctgctcctgcagtACCGTGAGTCAGGGCTCAGCTCCAGTGGCTACGAGCTCAGCCAGTACATCCACGACGGTGCTGATCACTACGACCCCACGCTTTCAGGGACCTGGAGCCCGGCACAAGCAG GGGGGCCCTTGGCATCCACCCCGGCGCCGGTGGTACCCCTCAAGTTCTCGCTGCCACACATGGCGGTGTGCTTTGGAGCCGGAGGCCAGCTGGTGCTGGTGTGTCCCCACCGCCCTGCCGAGGGGCACCTAGCCCACGTCGAGCTACACAGCCTGGAG GTAATTCTTCATGACACGAAAGAGCTGGAGGAGCTACAGGCCTTCCCGGGGCCCCTGGCCAG GGAAGACCTGCACAAGGCAGATGTGATAACATTTTGCCAGCAGAAGATAGCCACGAGCTGTGATCTCTCCACCCAGAGAGGCAGAGATTCATCTCTTCTCTGGAAactcctcatcctcctctgccGGCAGAATGGG TCCATGGTGGGCTCGGACACGGCAGAGCTGCTGATGCAAGACTGCAGGCACCGGGAGAGGTACAAGAGGCAAAACCCTGCAGCAAACCTGATCGGCCTGACGGATGATGAGTCGATGTCGCGTCAGCCGGGGACACTGGACCTCATCACGGGGGAGGTCCCTCCCGTCGTAGAGACGCAGGCACAGATAGTGGAGAAGTTCACCAAGCTCCTCTACTATGGCAGGAAGAAA GATGCTCTGATCTGGGCCATGAGAAACCAGCTGTGGGGCCATgccctcttcctctccagcaaGATGGACCCTCGGACCTACAGCTGGGTGCTCACCGG GTTCACCAGCACACTGGCCACCAATGACCCCCTGCAGACCTTTTTCCAGCTCATGTCGGGAAGGATCCCTCAGGCAGCACTG TGCTGCGGGGATGCCACGTGGGGAGACTGGAGGCCCCACCTGGCCGTGATGTTGTCCAACAAGGTTGGAGACATGGAGCTGAACCACCGAGCCATTGTCACTATGGGAGACACTTTGG CTGGCAGGGGAGCAGTTGAAGCAGCTCATTTCTGCTACCTGATGGCAGATATTCCTTTCGGCTACTTCGGGGTGAAGGCAGATCGCATGGctctgctgggcagcagccacCG TCAGGCGTTCGCCCAGTTTGCCAGGACGGAGGTCATCCAGCGGATGGAAATCTTCGAGTACTGCCAGCAGCTACGACAGCCCAAATCCTTCCTGCTCCCCTTCCAG GTGTACAAGCTCCTCTACGCCTCTCGCTTGGCCGACTACGGGCTCCCAGCCCAGTCCCTGCAATACTGCGAGCAGATTGCCACCGCGCTCCTGCGCCAGGATCCGGCCAGCCACCCCGTCCTGGCCCAGCAAGTGATGAAG ctggCCGAGCGGCTGAAGCTCTCCGACCCTCTGCTCCTGGAGATGCCGGAGCAGGACCAGACGCTGGAGCCCGACTGGCTGGTACAGCTCCGAGCCTGCTGCCGGGAGTGGGAGGTAAGGAGGAGCGGGAATGTTGTGGGCTGGCTG GTGGAAGACAACCTCTCTCCAGAGGTGGAAGCCACTCAGCCAGGGCTCTCCTGGGCTGCTGCATCGACGGcag atgGAGAGCCTGGCCATGAGCTTCCACAGAGTGAAGGCTACCAGTATGACCAGTGGTACCAGCCCGTGCCACGCCAGGGACCCAGCTCCCGTGAGGACGTGTCTCTCCAGCCCCCGGCACCTGCTCAGGTGGCAGCATCGCCACTGCTTGGCATTCGGCAagagctgcagccccccgcGCTCGGCCCAGGGATGGCCGCCCCTCCGGAAGGGGTTTTTGCTGAGCCCCCTCcgcaggcagcgctgccggcAG GAGAAGCTGGGGAGCCCCGGGGCACCCCGCCATCCCTCTCAGCAGAGGAG GAGGAGTTAAAGGCAAGGGCTCGGACCATCTCGGAGAGCTCCACCGTCTCCTTGGAAGACGACAGCCGGCCTTCCTCGGAGAGTGCAGCTGAAGATGCTGCCGAAGAGCCGGCAGCAGCAGAGGCGGTGAAGGCGGGTGAGGATAAG AGCTCTGGATTCAGGTGGTTTGGCTGGTTTTGGTCGAAGCCCACCAAGGAAACGTCTCCTAAAGCCACGTCTGAGGTGGCCCCGGACTCCCCCACGTCAGCACTGCAG GAACGGACATCGCCATCCCCACCCGATGCCCCTGTCGCGGCTGGGACAAGCCCTTCGGCTCAGCCTCCCTCCAGAAACCCCG GAGGAATGCAAGGTGaaaatacctttgcttttactCCAGTGTCCATTGAGATGAAAGGCTCGTGGGATGTGGATGGTGGGGAGTCAGGAGAGCAG TTTCTCTCCCTCCACCTCTTCCAGACCGGCTCCCATGAATCCCCTCCACCGGTGGGGACAGTCCCTCTCTTCAACCCTGTCCAGGTCTCTCAG cTCGCCGCTGCCTCTCGACCCAACCAACCCAGGCTGCTCTCCCAGCGCCGCTACCCCAACCCGCTATCAAATCAACAGCGGTGA